In Zea mays cultivar B73 chromosome 7, Zm-B73-REFERENCE-NAM-5.0, whole genome shotgun sequence, the following proteins share a genomic window:
- the LOC100283229 gene encoding Blue copper protein-like precursor, translating to MGGGGAALLLLVMWAGVASAAVYEVGGTIGWTVMGNPDYAAWASSKQIVIGDTVVFTYNKQFHNVLAVSKADYKNCIATKPTATWSTGNDSVVLNTTGHHYFLCGYPGHCAAGQKVDIRVASSAAPSAAPSPTPSGSKPSGGATAAPSPHPNAAPKALSASSVAAAVATSLLSLAAAVLA from the exons ATGGGCGGCGGTGGCGCggcgctgctgctgctggtgatgTGGGCGGGCGTGGCGTCGGCGGCCGTGTACGAGGTGGGCGGCACGATTGGGTGGACCGTCATGGGCAACCCCGACTACGCCGCCTGGGCCAGCTCCAAGCAGATCGTCATCGGCGACACTGTTG TGTTCACGTATAACAAGCAGTTCCACAACGTGCTGGCGGTGAGCAAGGCGGACTACAAGAACTGCATCGCCACCAAGCCGACGGCCACCTGGTCCACGGGGAACGATTCCGTCGTCCTCAACACCACGGGCCACCACTACTTCCTCTGCGGCTACCCGGGCCACTGCGCTGCCGGCCAGAAGGTGGACATCCGCGTCGCCTCCTCTGCTGCCCCTTCCGCCGCACCGTCGCCGACCCCCTCCGGCTCCAAGCCCTCCGGCGGCGCCACGGCCGCGCCGTCGCCGCACCCTAACGCCGCGCCGAAGGCCCTCTCCGCCAGCTCCGTAGCCGCGGCTGTCGCCACGTCCCTGCTCTCCCTGGCCGCGGCCGTGCTGGCATGA